In Gemmatimonadota bacterium, the following proteins share a genomic window:
- a CDS encoding leucyl aminopeptidase: AENRARELAVQPGNIVTPTHLASVAQELAREQGMKATVLDRAAMRREGMHALLGVAQGSEEEPRFIALEYHGGGERAPLALVGKGVTFDSGGLSIKPAERMEEMKYDMSGAAAVLGALQAVAQLKLPVNVVGLIPATENLPSGKALKPGDVIRSHLGRTIEVINTDAEGRLILADALSYARRYQPAAMLDAATLTGACVVALGHHAIGLMGNNGELVEEIREAGQRVGQRCWPLPLWDEYREQLDSTVADLKNTGGRVAATITAGWFLKEFAGETPWAHLDIAGTAWRDEALPYLRKGPTGVPTRLFIEWVRGRSGA; the protein is encoded by the coding sequence GCCGAGAACCGCGCCCGGGAACTCGCCGTTCAGCCCGGCAACATCGTCACGCCTACGCACCTCGCCTCGGTGGCCCAGGAGCTGGCACGCGAGCAGGGCATGAAGGCGACGGTCCTTGATCGCGCCGCCATGCGCCGCGAGGGAATGCACGCCCTGCTCGGGGTGGCGCAGGGGAGCGAGGAGGAGCCGCGCTTCATCGCGCTGGAATATCATGGCGGCGGCGAACGCGCCCCGCTCGCGCTGGTAGGCAAGGGAGTGACCTTCGATTCCGGTGGCCTCTCGATCAAGCCGGCAGAGCGCATGGAGGAAATGAAGTACGACATGTCCGGGGCCGCGGCGGTGCTGGGGGCTTTGCAGGCAGTCGCCCAGCTCAAGCTGCCGGTCAACGTGGTGGGGCTGATCCCGGCCACCGAGAATCTGCCTTCCGGCAAAGCGCTCAAGCCGGGCGACGTCATCCGCAGCCACCTGGGTAGGACCATCGAAGTCATCAACACGGACGCCGAGGGGCGGCTGATCCTGGCCGACGCGCTTTCCTACGCCCGCCGCTACCAGCCGGCCGCGATGCTGGATGCCGCCACGCTGACCGGAGCTTGCGTGGTCGCGCTGGGCCACCACGCCATCGGGCTGATGGGCAACAATGGCGAGCTGGTCGAAGAGATTCGAGAGGCCGGCCAGCGCGTAGGGCAACGGTGCTGGCCGCTGCCGCTGTGGGACGAGTACCGGGAGCAGTTAGACAGCACGGTGGCGGATCTCAAGAACACCGGCGGCCGGGTCGCGGCCACGATCACGGCAGGATGGTTCCTCAAAGAGTTTGCCGGGGAGACGCCCTGGGCTCACCTGGACATTGCAGGGACGGCATGGCGCGACGAGGCGCTTCCCTACCTGCGCAAGGGCCCGACTGGCGTGCCGACGCGGCTGTTCATCGAGTGGGTGCGCGGCCGCTCCGGGGCCTGA